A part of Ziziphus jujuba cultivar Dongzao chromosome 8, ASM3175591v1 genomic DNA contains:
- the LOC107433564 gene encoding ankyrin repeat-containing protein ITN1-like, with the protein MKETATSCTVVGALIITMMFAAAFTVPGGNNDDSGFPISLNEKLFMIFLISDSLSLFSSTTSVLMFLGILTSRYAEQDFLQSLPRKMMIGLFTLFFSIASMMVAFCATLFIVLRERYSWIFIPVICLASIPVTLYLFLQFPLLVDIFRYTYGGGIFDKKAKIFRVKHDRKSLRFGHRR; encoded by the coding sequence ATGAAAGAGACAGCAACTTCATGCACAGTAGTAGGTGCTCTTATCATTACCATGATGTTTGCTGCAGCTTTTACAGTTCCTGGAGGAAACAATGATGATTCTGGATTTCCCATTTCCTTGAATGAAAAATTGTTCATGATTTTCCTCATATCAGATTCCCTATCACTTTTTTCCTCCACAACTTCAGTTTTGATGTTTTTGGGAATCCTTACCTCTAGATATGCAGAACAAGATTTCCTTCAATCTTTGCCTAGGAAGATGATGATTGGGCTTTTCACTCTTTTCTTCTCCATTGCCTCCATGATGGTTGCCTTTTGTGCTACACTTTTTATTGTGCTTAGAGAGAGATATTCATGGATTTTCATTCCTGTCATTTGCCTTGCTAGCATTCCTGTCACCTTGTATTTATTCTTGCAGTTTCCTCTTCTGGTTGATATTTTCCGTTATACTTATGGAGGAGGAATCTTTGATAAGAAGGCTAAGATTTTTCGTGTTAAACATGATAGGAAATCACTAAGATTTGGACATAGGAGGTAG